A part of Solea solea chromosome 8, fSolSol10.1, whole genome shotgun sequence genomic DNA contains:
- the fam219ab gene encoding protein FAM219A — MMEEMDRFQVPSAVQEEAEMQAEMQPLDPASSTASEGDSDTREGEPVTINYKPSPLQMKIEKQRELARKGSLKNNNTVGSPVNQQPKKNNVMARTRLVVPNKGYSSLDQSPDEKPLVALDTDSDDDFDMSRYSSSGYSSAEQINQDLNIQLLKDGYRLDEIPDDEDLDLIPPKSVNPTCMCCQATSSTTCQIQ, encoded by the exons ATGATGGAGGAAATGGACAGATTTCAGGTCCCCAGTGCGGTGCAGGAGGAGGCGGAGATGCAAGCGGAGATGCAGCCGCTG GACCCGGCCTCGTCCACAGCCTCAGAGGGAGACTCAGACACCAGAGAGGGAGAACCGGTCACTATAAACTACAAGCCGTCACCGCTGCAGATGAAAATAG agaaacagagagaactTGCCAGAAAAGGCTCGttgaagaacaacaacacagtcgGAAGTCCCGTGAACCAGCAGCCCAAGAAGAACAACGTCATGGCCAGAACACG GTTGGTTGTGCCCAATAAAGGCTATTCGTCTTTAGATCAGAGTCCAGATGAGAAGCCTTTGGTGGCCTTAGACAcagacag TGATGATGACTTTGACATGTCGAGATACTCGTCGTCGGGTTATTCCTCCGCTGAG CAAATCAACCAGGACCTGAACATCCAGCTGCTGAAAGACGGTTACCGCCTCGACGAGATCCCCGACGACGAAGACCTGGATCTGATTCCTCCCAAATCCGTCAACCCCACCTGCATGTGCTGCCAggccacctcctccaccacctgtCAAATACAGTAA